In Gordonia iterans, the following proteins share a genomic window:
- a CDS encoding acyl-ACP desaturase, which translates to MARVLTQLELLQELEPAAEKEVNRHLKVARDWNPHDYVPWDEGRDYAELGGDDYDPEQSQLSEVAKAAMITNLLTEDNLPSYHRVIADNFSMDSAWGHWVGRWTAEENRHGIVMRDYLVVTRGVDPVALEEARMIHMTNGYDPMLAAAGRTDELEEYADELGILHSVAYVTFQELATRVSHRNTGKACGDPIADKMLQRIAADENLHMMFYRNICGAGLDLAPDQTLRAVTDIVTNFQMPGAGMPNFRRHGVLMAKHGIYDLRQHLDEVVMPVLKKWNIFDRNDFSAEGEKTREELAAFLEQLDKDAARFEEMRDRALAREAAKAAKQAS; encoded by the coding sequence ATGGCACGTGTACTCACGCAACTCGAGCTTCTCCAGGAGCTGGAGCCTGCCGCCGAGAAAGAGGTCAACCGGCACCTCAAGGTGGCGCGCGACTGGAACCCGCACGATTACGTCCCGTGGGACGAGGGCCGCGACTACGCCGAACTGGGCGGCGACGACTACGACCCCGAGCAGTCGCAGCTGAGCGAGGTCGCCAAGGCCGCGATGATCACCAACCTGCTGACCGAGGACAACCTGCCCTCCTACCACCGGGTGATCGCCGACAACTTCTCCATGGACTCCGCATGGGGACACTGGGTCGGCCGCTGGACGGCCGAGGAGAACCGTCACGGCATCGTCATGCGCGACTACCTCGTGGTGACCCGCGGCGTCGATCCGGTGGCCCTCGAAGAGGCCCGGATGATCCACATGACCAACGGCTACGACCCGATGCTCGCCGCGGCCGGGCGCACCGACGAGCTCGAGGAGTATGCGGACGAGCTCGGCATCCTGCACTCGGTCGCCTACGTGACCTTCCAGGAACTGGCCACCCGCGTCAGCCACCGCAACACCGGCAAGGCCTGCGGCGATCCGATCGCCGACAAGATGCTGCAGCGCATCGCCGCCGACGAGAACCTGCACATGATGTTCTACCGGAACATCTGCGGCGCCGGTCTCGACCTGGCGCCGGACCAGACCCTGCGTGCGGTCACCGACATCGTCACCAACTTCCAGATGCCCGGCGCCGGCATGCCGAACTTCCGCCGCCACGGTGTCCTGATGGCCAAGCACGGCATCTACGACCTGCGCCAGCACCTCGACGAGGTCGTCATGCCGGTACTCAAGAAGTGGAACATCTTCGACCGCAACGACTTCAGCGCGGAAGGCGAGAAGACCCGCGAAGAGCTGGCCGCATTCCTCGAGCAGCTCGACAAGGACGCGGCCCGCTTCGAGGAGATGCGCGACCGCGCGCTGGCCCGCGAAGCCGCCAAGGCCGCCAAGCAGGCTTCCTGA
- the dusB gene encoding tRNA dihydrouridine synthase DusB translates to MHPAAAAGPLRIGSLELASPVVLAPMAGVTNVAFRMLCRDLELARTGTVSGLYVCEMVTARALYERHPVTMHMTTFDPSETPRSMQLYTVDPEYTYKAAKMIVDEDLADHIDMNFGCPVPKVTRRGGGSAIPYKRRLFRNIVAAAVKATEGTDIPVTVKFRIGIDDDHHTHLDAGRIAAGEGAAAVALHARTASQRYSGTAQWDQIARLKEHVTEVPVLGNGDIFEPDDAVRMMEQTGCDGVVIGRGCLGRPWLFAELSARLRGLPAPPAPNLGEVAEIMYRHGELLSAHHGEDKGMREIRKHIAWYLRGFPAGSDLRSQLSLVKTLDDLRNLIAGLPADVPFPHDGHGPRGRQGTPAAVALPDGWLDDPEEDVVPEGAEIMHSGG, encoded by the coding sequence GTGCATCCCGCCGCGGCCGCCGGGCCGTTGCGCATCGGGTCCCTGGAACTGGCCAGCCCGGTCGTCCTGGCCCCGATGGCCGGAGTCACCAACGTCGCCTTCCGGATGCTGTGCCGCGATCTGGAACTGGCTCGCACCGGCACCGTGTCCGGCCTGTATGTCTGCGAGATGGTCACTGCTCGGGCGCTCTACGAGCGGCACCCGGTCACCATGCACATGACCACCTTCGACCCGTCGGAGACACCGCGGTCGATGCAGCTGTACACCGTTGATCCGGAGTACACGTACAAGGCCGCGAAGATGATCGTCGACGAGGATCTGGCCGATCACATCGACATGAACTTCGGCTGCCCCGTCCCCAAAGTCACCCGTCGCGGCGGCGGCTCGGCGATCCCGTACAAGCGCCGCCTGTTCCGCAACATCGTCGCGGCGGCAGTCAAGGCCACCGAGGGCACCGACATCCCAGTGACCGTCAAGTTCCGCATCGGGATCGACGACGACCATCACACGCACCTCGACGCCGGACGCATCGCCGCCGGCGAAGGGGCGGCGGCCGTCGCGCTGCACGCCCGCACCGCATCGCAGCGCTATTCGGGGACCGCGCAGTGGGACCAGATCGCCCGGCTCAAAGAACACGTGACCGAGGTCCCGGTGCTCGGCAACGGCGACATCTTCGAGCCCGACGACGCTGTCAGGATGATGGAACAGACCGGCTGCGACGGCGTGGTGATCGGCCGCGGCTGCCTCGGGCGGCCCTGGTTGTTCGCCGAGCTGTCGGCGAGGCTGCGTGGGCTGCCCGCGCCGCCTGCGCCGAATCTGGGCGAAGTGGCCGAGATCATGTATCGCCACGGCGAGCTCCTCAGCGCCCACCACGGCGAGGACAAAGGCATGCGCGAGATCCGCAAGCACATCGCCTGGTATCTGCGGGGCTTCCCCGCAGGATCGGACCTGCGATCGCAGCTGTCTCTGGTTAAGACCCTCGATGACCTGCGGAATCTCATCGCCGGCCTGCCCGCCGACGTGCCCTTCCCGCACGACGGACACGGCCCGCGCGGCCGCCAGGGCACCCCGGCCGCCGTCGCCCTGCCCGACGGCTGGCTCGACGACCCCGAGGAGGACGTCGTCCCCGAGGGCGCGGAGATCATGCACTCGGGCGGGTGA
- a CDS encoding nuclear transport factor 2 family protein, with the protein MRTRFSSAELDEAFAGFQRTVAEVAVSRDWDRWADQFTPDASYLEHAYGVFEGREQIRAWVTRTMAAFPGSHMTGYPALWHVCDEATGRVICEVDNPMRDPGDGSVHTATNITILTYAGDGLWSREEDVYNPMEFGAMAYAWCERATACGTLDEPAQRWMSTYGRAFAPRA; encoded by the coding sequence ATGAGAACACGTTTCAGTTCTGCCGAGCTCGACGAGGCCTTCGCCGGATTCCAGCGCACGGTCGCCGAGGTGGCCGTGAGCCGCGACTGGGACCGGTGGGCCGATCAGTTCACGCCGGACGCGTCGTACCTCGAGCACGCGTACGGCGTGTTCGAGGGACGCGAACAGATCCGGGCCTGGGTCACCAGGACCATGGCGGCGTTCCCCGGCAGCCACATGACCGGATACCCGGCGCTCTGGCACGTCTGCGACGAGGCCACCGGCCGGGTGATCTGCGAAGTGGACAACCCGATGCGGGACCCGGGCGACGGCAGCGTGCACACGGCCACCAACATCACCATCCTCACCTACGCGGGCGACGGGCTGTGGAGCCGCGAGGAGGACGTCTACAACCCGATGGAGTTCGGGGCGATGGCCTACGCGTGGTGCGAGCGCGCCACGGCCTGCGGCACCCTCGACGAGCCGGCGCAGCGCTGGATGTCCACGTACGGCCGGGCCTTCGCGCCGCGGGCCTGA
- a CDS encoding CopD family protein — MTRERARPLIAAVGGVLAGLAVCAVLAGAAGPAHSAWPSGLALAAACLLLGLGSLEVLRAQPSPAVIAGAAGFWAASSLIAGWLQAAERAGVPPFRLSVSALRPVLESGFGLAVCVAGALVVLAWSYRPFAPATAVAAVAAIGIVAVSTTGHAAAGLWTPLLVGVHALAAAWWLGALAALAVSVRGRGGWSRSLPLYSRYALLAAALVVATGIPVAIGEIGVGAQWFTTGYGRVALAKTVAFAVLVALGAAQRRTWVPAAARHGSSEQVSLRRAVAEVALLSAVAGLAAGLAGTAPGVS; from the coding sequence GTGACGCGCGAGCGCGCCCGGCCGCTGATCGCCGCGGTGGGCGGAGTGCTCGCCGGGCTGGCGGTGTGCGCTGTGCTGGCCGGGGCAGCCGGTCCCGCGCACTCGGCGTGGCCGTCCGGGCTGGCGCTGGCGGCCGCCTGTCTGCTGCTCGGCCTCGGCTCCCTCGAGGTGCTGCGGGCACAGCCTTCGCCTGCGGTGATCGCCGGAGCCGCCGGGTTCTGGGCGGCCTCGTCGCTGATCGCGGGCTGGCTGCAGGCTGCCGAGCGCGCCGGGGTGCCGCCGTTCCGGCTGTCGGTGTCGGCGCTGCGTCCGGTGCTGGAGTCCGGTTTCGGGCTCGCGGTCTGCGTCGCCGGGGCGCTGGTGGTGCTGGCGTGGTCGTACCGTCCGTTCGCGCCGGCGACGGCGGTGGCCGCGGTCGCCGCGATCGGGATCGTGGCGGTCAGCACCACCGGGCACGCCGCCGCGGGCCTGTGGACCCCGCTGCTGGTGGGCGTCCACGCCCTCGCCGCGGCCTGGTGGCTGGGCGCGCTCGCCGCACTGGCGGTGAGCGTGCGCGGCCGCGGTGGATGGTCGCGCAGCCTGCCGCTGTACTCCCGGTACGCGCTGCTCGCCGCCGCCCTGGTGGTCGCCACCGGCATCCCCGTCGCGATCGGCGAGATCGGCGTGGGCGCGCAGTGGTTCACCACCGGGTACGGCCGGGTGGCGCTGGCCAAGACGGTCGCGTTCGCGGTCCTGGTGGCGCTGGGCGCGGCACAGCGTCGGACGTGGGTGCCGGCGGCCGCGCGGCACGGAAGTTCCGAGCAGGTCTCGCTACGGCGAGCGGTCGCCGAGGTGGCGCTGCTGTCGGCGGTCGCCGGTCTGGCGGCCGGTCTGGCCGGCACGGCCCCGGGCGTCTCGTGA
- a CDS encoding NAD(+) synthase gives MSVYSHGFARISAAVPLLALADPRVNAQRTVELIRQAADDGAALVAFPELGMCGYSVDDLVQQDALLDAVMEAVGDVAEATAGLRPLVAIGAPLRVDDGLFNCAVLIQDGQILGVTPKSYLPNYREFYEQRYFAAARDAVVDTVVLGGREVPFGADLIFEAADLPGFRVHAEICEDGWVPIPPSTVASLAGATVLVNLSGSPVTIGKESYREALVTGHSARCVAAQVYVASGFGESTTDLAWDGDALIAENGTLLQRSEAFAMRPQLITADVDLDRLRTERARMISLRDQVGDYAEQARGFRRIGFTLGDLDQPTGGLRRTVPRFPFVPSDDAVRERRCREVMHIQVQGLAQRLRAIGLERIVIGVSGGLDSTLALLVAVETFDRMGLPRSGIHAYTMPGFATGDATLARSHVLMDSLGVSGNELDIRPSCLQMLADLGHRFADGEPVYDVTFENVQAGERTSHLFRLANQLGGIVLGTGDLSELALGWCTYGVGDQMSHYNVNGSVPKSLIQHQIRWMITAGSYREDTTGALREILDDVISPELVPASEDGQVQSTEDAVGPYELHDFFLYYLTRFGYRPSKIAYLAEQAWTDKNTGVWPSMMSDDERHAYDPATIRGWLEVFLTRFMANQFKRTAMPNGPKIGSGGSLSPRGDWRAPSDAPSTAWLDALD, from the coding sequence GTGTCGGTCTACTCTCACGGATTCGCCCGGATCTCCGCCGCCGTGCCGTTGCTCGCGCTCGCCGATCCCCGCGTCAACGCCCAGCGCACCGTCGAGCTGATCCGGCAGGCGGCGGACGACGGCGCAGCGCTCGTCGCCTTCCCCGAACTCGGCATGTGCGGGTACAGCGTCGATGATCTGGTGCAGCAGGACGCTCTGCTCGACGCGGTGATGGAGGCCGTCGGCGACGTGGCCGAAGCCACCGCGGGCCTGCGCCCGCTGGTCGCGATCGGTGCGCCGCTGCGCGTCGACGACGGCCTGTTCAACTGCGCCGTGCTGATCCAGGACGGGCAGATCCTGGGTGTGACGCCGAAGAGCTATCTACCGAATTACCGCGAGTTCTACGAGCAGCGGTACTTCGCGGCCGCGCGGGACGCCGTGGTCGACACCGTCGTCCTCGGCGGACGGGAGGTGCCGTTCGGCGCCGACTTGATCTTCGAGGCGGCCGATCTTCCGGGCTTCCGCGTCCACGCGGAGATCTGCGAGGACGGTTGGGTGCCGATCCCGCCGAGCACCGTGGCCTCGCTCGCCGGGGCGACGGTCCTGGTGAACCTGTCGGGCAGCCCGGTGACCATCGGCAAGGAGAGCTACCGCGAGGCCCTCGTCACCGGCCACTCGGCGCGCTGCGTGGCCGCGCAGGTGTACGTCGCCTCCGGTTTCGGCGAATCGACCACCGATCTGGCGTGGGACGGCGATGCGCTGATCGCCGAGAACGGCACGTTGCTGCAGCGCAGCGAGGCCTTCGCCATGCGGCCGCAGCTGATCACCGCCGACGTCGACCTGGACCGGTTGCGCACCGAACGCGCCCGCATGATCAGCCTGCGCGACCAGGTCGGCGACTACGCCGAGCAGGCGCGCGGCTTCCGCCGTATCGGCTTCACCCTCGGCGACCTCGATCAGCCGACCGGCGGCCTGCGCCGCACGGTGCCCCGCTTCCCCTTCGTTCCGTCCGACGACGCCGTCCGCGAACGACGCTGCCGCGAGGTGATGCACATCCAGGTGCAGGGACTGGCGCAGCGCCTGCGCGCCATCGGCCTGGAACGCATCGTCATCGGGGTGTCCGGCGGCCTGGACTCCACACTGGCGCTCCTGGTCGCGGTGGAGACCTTCGACCGGATGGGCCTGCCGCGCTCGGGCATCCACGCCTACACCATGCCGGGCTTCGCCACCGGAGATGCGACGCTCGCGCGCAGCCACGTGCTGATGGACTCGCTCGGCGTCAGCGGCAACGAGCTCGACATCCGGCCGTCGTGCCTGCAGATGCTGGCCGACCTCGGGCATCGGTTCGCCGACGGCGAACCGGTGTACGACGTGACCTTCGAGAACGTCCAGGCCGGCGAGCGCACCTCACATCTGTTCCGGCTGGCCAATCAGCTCGGCGGGATCGTGCTGGGCACCGGCGACCTCTCCGAACTGGCTCTCGGCTGGTGCACCTACGGCGTCGGCGACCAGATGTCCCACTACAACGTGAACGGCTCGGTGCCGAAGTCGCTGATCCAGCACCAGATCCGCTGGATGATCACCGCGGGCTCGTACCGCGAAGACACCACCGGAGCTCTCCGCGAGATCCTCGACGACGTGATCTCTCCCGAACTGGTACCCGCAAGCGAGGACGGCCAGGTGCAGTCCACCGAGGACGCCGTCGGCCCGTACGAGCTCCATGACTTCTTCCTCTACTACCTCACCCGCTTCGGCTACCGCCCGAGCAAGATCGCCTACCTCGCCGAGCAGGCCTGGACGGACAAGAACACCGGCGTCTGGCCGTCGATGATGTCCGACGACGAGCGCCACGCCTACGACCCCGCCACCATCCGAGGGTGGCTGGAGGTGTTCCTCACGCGCTTCATGGCGAACCAGTTCAAGCGCACCGCGATGCCCAACGGCCCCAAGATCGGGTCGGGCGGCTCGCTCTCCCCGCGCGGCGACTGGCGCGCCCCGTCGGACGCCCCGTCGACCGCCTGGCTCGACGCCCTGGACTGA
- a CDS encoding WS/DGAT/MGAT family O-acyltransferase — MERLSGLDASFLYLETSSQVMNVAAILQVDPTTIPGGYSFEKLRAEMARRVKGMPVLRRKIADSLTNVDHPVWQEDADFDIERHVHRIAIPSPGRIDEVAQMCSHLVGQVLDRKKPLWDLWVMEGMEGGRIALMLRMHHASVDGATVADILGQLATATPDPPPLDPDLVAISAGAAPRAEMAVGGALNFFMQRPIAALKLIPKTLPVPVEWVKRVRSGDGMPAPFLAPRTRFNAPLTPRRAIALTQLPLADVKRVKNHYGVKMNDVVLAMTGGALRDYLVVRDELPEGPLVGMVPVSVRGSDETDLIVTGTNKVTGMFTRLPTPVEDPVERIRVAGIYANQAKAHHHDVEPNLLRAFAEFAPGNTLGAFMRLYADRRLSVLHPPIFNAVISNVAGPAFDMYFLGAKVEAVYPLAPIFHGLGLNITVFSSGDKLNVGLLTCADLTPDIWDLCHAFEAQLAELIAAVERDESAAQVGEAMDAVIREAVENAEIDEIAVELHGDDAES, encoded by the coding sequence ATGGAGCGGTTGAGCGGACTGGACGCTTCGTTCCTCTATCTGGAGACGTCGTCGCAGGTGATGAACGTTGCGGCGATTCTCCAGGTGGATCCGACGACGATCCCGGGCGGGTACAGCTTCGAGAAGCTGCGGGCCGAGATGGCGCGCCGGGTCAAGGGCATGCCGGTGCTGCGGCGCAAGATCGCCGACTCGCTGACCAATGTCGACCATCCGGTATGGCAAGAGGACGCCGACTTCGACATCGAGCGGCACGTGCACCGGATCGCCATTCCGTCGCCGGGACGGATCGACGAGGTGGCGCAGATGTGCAGCCACCTGGTCGGTCAGGTGCTCGACCGGAAGAAGCCGCTGTGGGACCTGTGGGTGATGGAGGGCATGGAGGGTGGCCGGATCGCGCTGATGCTCCGCATGCATCACGCGTCGGTCGACGGCGCGACCGTCGCCGACATCCTCGGTCAGCTGGCGACGGCGACTCCCGATCCGCCGCCGCTGGACCCCGACCTGGTGGCGATCTCCGCGGGCGCGGCCCCCCGCGCGGAGATGGCGGTCGGCGGCGCGCTGAACTTCTTCATGCAGCGGCCCATCGCCGCGCTCAAGCTGATCCCGAAGACGCTGCCGGTGCCGGTCGAGTGGGTCAAGCGGGTGCGCTCCGGCGACGGCATGCCCGCCCCGTTCCTGGCTCCGCGGACTCGCTTCAACGCCCCGCTCACGCCGCGCCGAGCGATCGCGCTGACGCAGCTGCCGCTGGCCGACGTCAAACGGGTCAAGAACCACTACGGCGTCAAGATGAACGACGTCGTGCTCGCGATGACCGGCGGCGCGCTCCGCGACTACCTCGTGGTGCGCGACGAACTGCCCGAGGGGCCGCTGGTGGGCATGGTTCCGGTGTCGGTGCGCGGTTCCGACGAGACCGACCTGATCGTGACCGGTACCAACAAGGTGACCGGGATGTTCACTCGGCTGCCGACCCCGGTGGAGGACCCGGTGGAGCGGATCCGGGTGGCCGGGATCTACGCGAACCAGGCCAAGGCGCACCACCACGACGTCGAGCCGAACCTGCTGCGGGCGTTCGCCGAGTTCGCGCCCGGCAACACGCTCGGCGCGTTCATGCGGCTCTACGCCGATCGCCGCCTGTCGGTGCTGCATCCGCCGATCTTCAACGCGGTGATCTCCAATGTGGCGGGCCCGGCCTTCGACATGTACTTCCTGGGCGCCAAAGTGGAGGCGGTCTATCCGCTGGCGCCGATCTTCCACGGACTCGGACTCAACATCACTGTCTTCTCCTCCGGGGACAAGCTCAATGTCGGGCTGCTGACCTGCGCCGATCTCACACCGGACATCTGGGACCTGTGCCACGCCTTCGAGGCTCAGCTCGCGGAACTGATCGCTGCGGTCGAGCGCGACGAGTCGGCGGCACAGGTCGGGGAGGCGATGGATGCGGTGATCCGCGAGGCGGTGGAGAACGCCGAGATCGACGAGATCGCGGTGGAACTCCACGGCGACGACGCCGAGTCCTGA
- a CDS encoding Eco57I restriction-modification methylase domain-containing protein — protein sequence MIVTGEGPVPASADDTAPRRKARGAFFTPPEVADFMTAWAVRDGADRVLEPSAGDAEFMVAAARRLRALGPEGRAPEVHGVEIHPPSAGEAVRRVRAVGGEPVLTVGDFFAVEPSAGYDAVIGNPPYIRFQDFAGEPRARARRAALRAGVALSGLASSWAAFTVHAMQFLRPGGRLALVLPGELMSVNYAAPVRRHLFQSFSSVELVLFDEQLFPDAETEVVLVLADGYGAGPADHAVVRPVRDAAALADSASGRRWRPADPAGKWTGGLVDPYALEALTAAAGAGDFAELSQWGETTLGMVTGNNRFFTMPPERAAALGFAARELLTVSPPGSAHLRGLELTESGLSALGEAGKSTRLFAPGARPSAAAKRYIDTGEALGVDTAYKCRVRSPWYRVPLLDPADLLLTCMNADTPRLTTNAAGARHLNSVHGVYLREEVRDLGRRLLPLASLNSVTLLHAELVGRSYGGGILKMEPREADGWLQPAPATIEARADALTAVRSRVAATLAARDLAGAVALVDEVLFGGGRAGESAPLDVSGLAAVRRARAELATRRAERGRRRA from the coding sequence ATGATCGTGACGGGAGAGGGCCCGGTGCCGGCCAGCGCTGACGACACCGCACCGCGGCGGAAGGCCCGCGGTGCGTTCTTCACCCCGCCCGAGGTCGCCGATTTCATGACGGCGTGGGCCGTGCGCGACGGCGCCGACCGCGTGCTCGAGCCGTCGGCCGGCGATGCCGAGTTCATGGTCGCCGCTGCGCGGCGTCTGCGTGCCCTGGGGCCTGAGGGGCGCGCGCCGGAGGTGCACGGCGTGGAGATCCACCCACCCAGCGCCGGCGAGGCGGTCCGTCGGGTGCGTGCGGTCGGCGGCGAGCCGGTGCTGACCGTCGGCGACTTCTTCGCCGTCGAGCCGTCGGCCGGGTACGACGCGGTGATCGGGAATCCGCCGTACATCCGGTTTCAGGACTTCGCGGGAGAGCCGCGGGCCCGGGCCCGGCGGGCGGCGCTGCGGGCCGGAGTCGCGCTGTCCGGGCTCGCGTCGAGCTGGGCGGCGTTCACCGTGCACGCCATGCAGTTCCTGCGGCCGGGCGGACGCCTGGCGCTGGTGCTGCCCGGGGAGCTGATGTCGGTGAACTACGCCGCACCCGTGCGCAGGCACCTGTTCCAGAGCTTCTCCTCGGTGGAGCTGGTGCTGTTCGACGAGCAGTTGTTCCCCGACGCCGAGACCGAGGTGGTCCTGGTGCTGGCCGACGGCTACGGTGCGGGGCCGGCCGATCACGCCGTGGTCCGGCCGGTCCGGGACGCCGCCGCGCTCGCGGACTCGGCGAGCGGCCGCCGCTGGAGGCCCGCCGATCCCGCCGGGAAGTGGACCGGCGGTCTGGTGGATCCGTACGCGCTCGAGGCGCTGACCGCGGCCGCGGGCGCCGGAGACTTCGCCGAGCTGTCGCAGTGGGGGGAGACCACCCTCGGGATGGTCACCGGGAACAACCGCTTCTTCACCATGCCGCCCGAACGAGCGGCGGCGCTCGGCTTCGCTGCCCGGGAACTGCTGACGGTGTCACCGCCCGGCAGCGCGCACCTGCGCGGGCTGGAGCTCACCGAGTCCGGGCTCTCCGCGCTGGGCGAGGCGGGCAAGTCGACGCGGCTGTTCGCGCCGGGCGCTCGTCCGTCGGCCGCGGCCAAGCGATACATCGATACCGGCGAGGCATTGGGCGTGGACACCGCGTACAAATGCCGGGTGCGCAGCCCGTGGTATCGGGTACCGCTGCTCGATCCGGCTGATTTACTGCTGACCTGCATGAACGCCGACACTCCGCGGCTGACGACCAACGCCGCCGGTGCGCGGCACCTCAACTCGGTACACGGGGTGTACCTGCGCGAGGAGGTCCGCGACCTCGGGCGGCGGCTGCTGCCGCTGGCGAGCCTGAACTCGGTCACGCTGCTGCACGCGGAGCTGGTGGGCCGCTCGTACGGCGGCGGGATCCTGAAGATGGAGCCGCGTGAAGCCGACGGATGGTTGCAGCCGGCGCCCGCCACGATCGAGGCGCGGGCGGATGCGCTCACGGCGGTGCGGTCCCGGGTGGCGGCGACGCTGGCGGCGCGCGATCTGGCCGGCGCGGTGGCGCTGGTGGACGAGGTGCTCTTCGGAGGTGGGCGTGCGGGCGAGTCGGCGCCACTCGACGTGTCCGGGTTGGCCGCGGTACGGCGAGCCCGCGCCGAGCTGGCCACCCGGCGCGCGGAGCGAGGCCGACGACGTGCCTGA
- a CDS encoding alpha/beta fold hydrolase — protein MRPYPVRDLPSGQYLELPGRGTTYVTDSGPREAPVVFLLHSVATTGLLCWYPVIPELNREFRVITIDHRWHGRGIRSADFSLEACADDAVATADLLGIDHFTAAGFSMGGGIAQLAWRRHADRVDGLVLCSTGPYFSSLDPEELARDVRMGSIAARFDRFLPVPSDERLDDWSRHPAKWGISQFLSTPMSKMGAFSEAMSNFDSREWLSEIDVPTAVVISTKDKTVPPERQSILEEHITDALAFPVDGGHACCVLGAERFIPAFGDAVRSVLARRRAPAVLLP, from the coding sequence ATGCGGCCGTATCCGGTCCGCGACCTGCCATCGGGCCAGTATCTGGAGCTGCCGGGCCGCGGCACCACCTATGTGACCGACTCGGGCCCCCGTGAGGCGCCGGTGGTGTTTCTGCTGCACTCGGTGGCCACCACCGGTCTGCTGTGCTGGTACCCGGTGATCCCGGAGCTGAACCGCGAGTTCCGCGTCATCACCATCGACCACCGCTGGCACGGGCGGGGCATCCGCTCGGCCGACTTCTCCCTCGAAGCGTGCGCCGACGATGCCGTCGCCACGGCCGACCTGCTGGGCATCGATCACTTCACCGCGGCCGGCTTCTCGATGGGCGGCGGTATCGCACAGCTGGCCTGGCGCAGGCACGCCGACCGCGTCGACGGCCTGGTGCTGTGCTCCACCGGCCCCTACTTCTCCAGTCTCGACCCGGAGGAACTGGCTCGCGACGTCCGGATGGGTTCGATCGCCGCGCGGTTCGACCGGTTCCTGCCGGTGCCCTCGGACGAGCGCCTGGACGACTGGTCTCGACATCCGGCCAAGTGGGGGATCAGTCAGTTCCTCTCGACGCCGATGAGCAAGATGGGGGCCTTCAGCGAGGCGATGTCGAACTTCGACTCGCGCGAGTGGCTCAGCGAGATCGATGTGCCCACGGCCGTGGTGATCTCCACCAAGGACAAGACGGTGCCGCCGGAGCGGCAGTCGATCCTGGAAGAGCACATCACCGACGCCCTGGCCTTCCCGGTCGACGGCGGACACGCCTGCTGTGTGCTCGGTGCCGAGCGCTTCATCCCGGCGTTCGGTGACGCGGTGCGCTCGGTCCTCGCCCGGCGTCGTGCACCCGCGGTCCTGCTGCCGTGA
- a CDS encoding copper resistance CopC family protein: MILRPSARPLFLFRSSAVALTAALLMAAALVFAGTAAAHSAPTGSSPENGQTVDRSPGVVSVSFNENLRPEFAYLTVVGPDRHFYQQGDPTVEGNTVSVPVNALGPAGDYEINFRVTSADGHPVQGQRIFTLSVAGDGEPGPLAGPEESTASDDGFPAWAVVLIVVAVLLVLTGAVIVLLRRRSA, translated from the coding sequence ATGATCCTACGGCCGTCCGCTCGTCCCCTGTTCCTGTTCCGCTCGTCGGCGGTGGCGCTGACCGCGGCGCTGCTGATGGCTGCGGCGCTGGTGTTCGCCGGGACCGCGGCGGCGCACTCGGCACCGACCGGATCCAGCCCGGAGAACGGGCAGACCGTCGACCGTTCGCCCGGTGTGGTGTCGGTGAGTTTCAACGAGAACCTCCGGCCGGAGTTCGCCTATCTCACGGTGGTCGGACCGGATCGGCACTTCTATCAGCAGGGCGACCCGACGGTCGAGGGCAACACGGTGTCGGTGCCGGTCAACGCGCTCGGCCCGGCCGGCGACTACGAGATCAATTTCCGGGTGACCTCGGCGGACGGGCATCCGGTGCAGGGACAGCGGATCTTCACGTTGTCGGTGGCCGGTGACGGCGAGCCGGGGCCGCTCGCCGGACCGGAGGAGAGCACGGCGAGCGACGACGGGTTTCCGGCGTGGGCCGTCGTGCTGATCGTGGTGGCGGTGCTGCTCGTGCTCACCGGTGCCGTGATCGTGCTGCTCCGTCGCCGCAGCGCCTGA